The following proteins are encoded in a genomic region of Thermococcus pacificus:
- a CDS encoding helix-turn-helix transcriptional regulator, producing MSAVENKEPRGRKPALIGLVLPFLLLSLFLPMVHAQAYDYEINAYAVYFDVITPDNIRETVEMDLTSRVNLTRYVIYTDYPVENPKAVMERGNTTVPVNVTVGDVLGGTNAVYMNFPLLRPGESAKIRLTFRTRGMITETDGKQQFTYYVKFSQPVGLLHVQLVVPKGYAVLSPIIPSPDRVESSTTRLLLEWDRQNVRAGEEFYFIVGFSGEITPPKQPSPLFYAGLFMAGLVIGGGTVYGYILYRERKRSGELTHLRTDEEKVLAILKEGPVLQSELAEKLGVSKAKVSILLREMEEKGLIVRVKEGRTYRVELATRET from the coding sequence ATGTCCGCTGTTGAAAATAAAGAACCCCGAGGAAGGAAGCCAGCTTTAATCGGGTTAGTCCTCCCCTTCCTCCTTTTGAGCCTTTTCCTGCCCATGGTTCACGCCCAGGCCTACGATTATGAGATAAACGCCTACGCAGTTTATTTTGACGTCATAACCCCCGATAACATACGGGAAACGGTTGAGATGGACCTGACATCCCGGGTCAACCTGACCCGGTACGTGATATACACCGATTACCCCGTCGAGAACCCGAAGGCGGTTATGGAACGCGGCAACACGACGGTTCCGGTAAACGTTACCGTTGGGGATGTTCTAGGCGGGACGAATGCGGTCTATATGAACTTCCCCCTGCTCAGACCCGGCGAGAGCGCAAAGATACGCCTGACCTTCAGGACGCGGGGAATGATAACCGAGACTGATGGAAAGCAGCAATTCACCTACTACGTTAAGTTCAGCCAGCCGGTCGGCCTTCTCCACGTCCAGCTTGTCGTTCCGAAGGGCTACGCCGTTCTCTCGCCCATAATCCCCTCCCCGGACAGGGTGGAAAGCTCGACGACAAGGCTCCTTCTTGAGTGGGACAGGCAAAACGTCCGCGCCGGCGAGGAGTTCTACTTCATAGTCGGCTTTTCGGGCGAGATAACGCCACCGAAACAGCCGTCACCGCTCTTCTATGCGGGGCTTTTCATGGCAGGCCTTGTAATCGGCGGCGGCACAGTTTACGGTTACATCCTCTACCGCGAGAGAAAGAGGAGTGGGGAGCTCACCCATCTCAGAACCGACGAGGAGAAGGTGCTGGCCATCCTGAAGGAGGGTCCTGTTCTTCAGAGCGAGCTGGCCGAGAAGCTGGGAGTTTCAAAGGCCAAGGTCAGCATACTCCTCCGCGAGATGGAGGAGAAGGGCCTTATAGTGCGCGTCAAGGAGGGGAGGACTTACAGGGTGGAGCTGGCCACGAGGGAGACTTAA
- a CDS encoding phosphoadenosine phosphosulfate reductase domain-containing protein has translation MGRPVFLGKAYINWCEECNVPLIGDSCAVHGKEALFRLDITPPGDLRFAFEKDIEFIRSVFKEHYGVDVGELFDGKIVLLSKTPGEDDVYEIILDGYVFGWIRFDPLELRWKPGLKVEGAIALWKRFGKNMKKWIIVDRGAVEPILSGSNLLPVGITEAEPSIRRGDDVILISEDCEVIATGIAKKDYEGLANKERGTGVKVRRQKSVNYREGKKATMEDVLRANSIELEKKVEEARRFMRKTANRYSDLPVAVAFSGGKDSLAVLGLALEEFSEDGFTVFFNNTGIEFPETLEYVEELKKELEPKGIKFIAADAGDAFWRAIHVFSPPGRDYRWCCKVTKLGPITMAIKENYPQGVLMFVGQRKYESIKRFKQPRVWRNPWVPNETGASPIFHWRALEVWLYIFSRKLKYNPLYEDRLDRIGCFLCPSASLAEIYTLKEEKPELWAKWESELKRWQKRFNMPDEWITYGFWRWKKLSKGEKAIARELGVEVPEERSWEPVKYSMEETEDGTFIVRFNTVVNLNRIREVAPILGEVEEGENYIRAGDVVFREDGAYAEDFNEGVQAYHLVKRAYECVGCGVCVGKCPEGALSIDPRSKKIVVNYDLCTHCRECMDVCPLLKIKNPEEGSQL, from the coding sequence ATGGGAAGGCCTGTCTTCCTCGGTAAGGCTTACATCAACTGGTGCGAGGAGTGTAACGTCCCGCTCATCGGCGATAGCTGTGCCGTTCATGGAAAGGAAGCCCTCTTCAGGCTCGATATAACTCCACCGGGCGACCTGCGCTTTGCCTTTGAAAAGGACATAGAGTTCATCCGTTCCGTCTTCAAAGAGCACTACGGCGTCGACGTCGGCGAGCTCTTTGACGGCAAGATAGTCCTCCTAAGCAAAACCCCCGGTGAGGATGACGTCTACGAGATAATCCTCGACGGCTACGTCTTCGGCTGGATCCGCTTCGACCCGCTCGAGCTGAGGTGGAAGCCAGGCCTCAAGGTCGAGGGAGCAATTGCCCTCTGGAAGCGCTTTGGTAAGAATATGAAAAAGTGGATAATCGTCGATAGGGGCGCGGTTGAACCCATCCTCAGCGGCTCCAACCTCCTCCCGGTTGGGATAACCGAGGCCGAGCCGAGCATAAGGCGGGGAGACGACGTCATTTTAATATCGGAGGACTGTGAGGTCATCGCGACGGGCATAGCAAAGAAGGACTACGAGGGGCTGGCCAACAAGGAGCGCGGCACCGGAGTGAAGGTTAGGCGCCAGAAGTCGGTCAACTACCGCGAGGGGAAGAAAGCAACTATGGAGGACGTCCTCCGCGCCAACAGCATCGAGCTGGAGAAGAAGGTTGAAGAAGCGAGGCGCTTCATGAGGAAGACCGCGAACAGGTATTCGGACCTTCCGGTGGCGGTGGCGTTCTCCGGCGGGAAGGACAGCTTAGCCGTCCTCGGACTGGCGCTTGAAGAGTTTAGCGAAGATGGCTTCACCGTCTTCTTCAACAACACTGGCATAGAGTTCCCCGAGACGCTTGAATACGTCGAGGAGCTGAAGAAGGAGCTTGAGCCGAAGGGGATAAAGTTCATCGCCGCTGACGCCGGCGACGCCTTCTGGAGGGCCATACACGTCTTCTCTCCGCCTGGGAGGGACTACCGCTGGTGCTGTAAGGTCACGAAGCTCGGCCCGATAACGATGGCGATAAAGGAGAACTACCCGCAGGGAGTTCTCATGTTTGTCGGTCAGAGGAAGTACGAGAGCATAAAGCGCTTTAAACAGCCCCGCGTGTGGAGGAACCCCTGGGTGCCGAACGAGACCGGGGCATCGCCGATATTCCACTGGCGCGCATTGGAGGTATGGCTCTACATATTCTCCAGGAAACTGAAGTACAACCCGCTCTACGAGGACCGCCTGGATAGGATAGGTTGCTTCCTCTGCCCCAGCGCTTCCCTTGCTGAGATTTACACGCTGAAGGAGGAGAAGCCCGAACTGTGGGCGAAGTGGGAGAGTGAGCTTAAACGCTGGCAAAAACGCTTCAACATGCCGGACGAGTGGATAACCTACGGCTTCTGGCGCTGGAAGAAGCTCAGCAAGGGTGAGAAAGCCATTGCAAGAGAACTCGGCGTCGAAGTCCCGGAGGAGCGCTCCTGGGAGCCGGTTAAGTACTCAATGGAAGAAACAGAAGACGGCACCTTCATAGTCCGCTTCAACACGGTTGTCAACCTCAACAGGATCCGCGAGGTCGCGCCGATACTCGGGGAGGTCGAGGAGGGCGAAAACTACATAAGAGCGGGCGACGTTGTCTTTAGAGAGGATGGGGCTTATGCCGAGGACTTCAACGAGGGAGTGCAGGCTTATCACCTCGTCAAGCGCGCCTACGAGTGCGTTGGATGCGGCGTCTGCGTCGGCAAGTGTCCCGAGGGGGCGCTCAGCATAGACCCGAGGAGCAAGAAGATAGTGGTGAACTACGACCTCTGCACCCACTGTAGGGAGTGTATGGACGTATGTCCGCTGTTGAAAATAAAGAACCCCGAGGAAGGAAGCCAGCTTTAA
- a CDS encoding SPFH domain-containing protein, which produces MSFAAAALVIVGVFLLILLLLSVKVIRPYQKGLVERLGKFNRILEPGIHFIVPFMERVRVVDMREHVVDVPPQEVICKDNVVVTVDAVVYYQIMDPVKAVYNVSNFLMAIVKLAQTNLRAIIGEMELDETLSGRDIINARLREELDKITDRWGVKITRVEIQRIDPPKDIQEAMAKQMTAEREKRAMILLAEGKKESAIKEAEGQKQAAILKAEGEKQRQILVAEGQAEAIRKVLEALRMADEKYLTLQYIEKLPDLAKYGNLIVPYDTESLIGLLRILQKVKETPLPEPRPPEDGNSGENPAGAEKA; this is translated from the coding sequence ATGAGCTTTGCTGCTGCGGCTCTGGTTATCGTCGGCGTTTTTCTGTTGATACTGCTCCTGCTGAGCGTCAAGGTGATAAGGCCCTACCAGAAGGGACTGGTGGAGAGGCTCGGAAAGTTCAACAGAATCCTGGAACCGGGAATACACTTCATAGTGCCGTTCATGGAGCGCGTTAGAGTTGTGGACATGCGCGAGCACGTCGTCGATGTCCCGCCCCAGGAGGTCATCTGTAAGGACAACGTCGTCGTAACCGTCGATGCCGTCGTCTACTACCAGATAATGGATCCCGTGAAGGCCGTCTACAATGTCAGCAACTTCCTGATGGCGATTGTGAAGCTCGCCCAGACGAACCTCCGTGCCATAATCGGTGAGATGGAGCTCGACGAGACCCTCTCAGGGAGGGACATAATCAACGCCCGCTTAAGAGAAGAACTCGACAAGATAACCGACCGCTGGGGTGTCAAGATAACGCGCGTCGAGATACAGCGCATAGACCCGCCGAAGGACATCCAGGAGGCGATGGCCAAGCAGATGACGGCAGAGCGTGAGAAGAGGGCCATGATCCTCCTCGCGGAGGGTAAGAAGGAGAGCGCCATCAAGGAAGCTGAGGGTCAGAAGCAGGCCGCTATACTCAAGGCCGAGGGTGAGAAGCAGAGGCAGATACTCGTTGCCGAGGGCCAGGCAGAGGCCATAAGAAAGGTTCTTGAGGCCCTCCGGATGGCGGACGAGAAGTATCTGACCCTTCAGTACATTGAAAAGCTTCCGGACCTTGCCAAGTACGGCAACCTCATCGTCCCCTACGACACGGAATCACTCATCGGCCTGCTGAGGATACTCCAGAAGGTCAAAGAGACACCGCTCCCGGAGCCCAGGCCACCGGAGGATGGAAACTCCGGCGAGAACCCTGCGGGGGCGGAAAAGGCTTAA
- a CDS encoding NfeD family protein, with protein MDPLPISLLILGLLIIVLDMMVAAFITPIGVAFATLGILLGFGIEFTESFVLSLIAAVLAYFAVGRYIRRDVQDIGAREKKYTFELKGKRGKVVEIGKEHYIVELEGDKWIALPEGDEKLKIDDVVEVVDVDGVKLIVRKV; from the coding sequence ATGGACCCCCTCCCCATCTCCCTTCTTATTCTCGGCCTCCTGATAATAGTCCTCGACATGATGGTGGCCGCCTTCATAACGCCGATAGGCGTGGCCTTCGCTACCCTTGGAATCCTGCTTGGCTTCGGAATCGAGTTCACGGAGAGCTTCGTTCTTTCCCTGATAGCCGCGGTCCTGGCCTACTTTGCGGTGGGCCGCTATATCAGGAGGGACGTGCAGGACATCGGCGCGAGGGAGAAAAAGTACACTTTCGAGCTTAAGGGCAAGAGGGGAAAGGTTGTGGAGATTGGAAAGGAACACTACATCGTGGAGCTTGAGGGCGATAAGTGGATAGCGCTGCCCGAGGGCGATGAAAAGCTGAAGATAGATGACGTCGTCGAGGTCGTCGACGTCGATGGCGTGAAGCTTATAGTAAGAAAGGTCTGA
- a CDS encoding amidohydrolase family protein has translation MIALTGTLVDAQRTLRDVAVIVESGIIRAVVPADELREYGVDKVYGGRGYLILPGLVNAHTHVAMARFRGLGEDVPIERWLNEIIWPAELEWDPKEIRRWALLGMAEALANGSTTINDHYFFANEIAEVAQKLGIRAFIGQTIMDEVDFPIASPEEGFRFFKRWDGKDDLVRPTLAPHATNTVSLELMKEIGEFARERDALIHVHLSQSRGEVETVKRRYGLTPVEYLKRAGVLNERLIGVHGIYLGDSEVELYSRSGATLVHCSLSMAKLEGRIAPIIELAERGTNIALGNDSPNPVGLMDMFEEMRFAAVLNKVWRKRTDVASAREVFRWATVGGAKALGLRAGLVKPGYLADLILIDARKPQFLPGENPYSHVVYSARGSDVEMVMVNGEVVYRNGLLTKIGKTLGELWGETEKNLAT, from the coding sequence ATGATTGCGCTCACAGGCACCTTGGTGGATGCCCAGAGGACGCTCCGCGACGTTGCGGTTATCGTTGAGTCCGGCATAATCCGGGCGGTTGTGCCGGCCGATGAGCTGAGGGAATATGGCGTTGACAAAGTCTACGGGGGTAGGGGTTATCTGATCCTGCCCGGCCTCGTGAACGCCCACACCCACGTCGCGATGGCCCGCTTTAGAGGGCTCGGCGAGGACGTCCCAATAGAGCGGTGGCTCAACGAGATCATATGGCCGGCGGAGCTTGAGTGGGATCCCAAAGAAATCCGTCGCTGGGCGTTGCTTGGAATGGCCGAGGCCCTGGCAAACGGCTCGACAACGATAAACGACCACTACTTCTTCGCTAATGAGATAGCGGAAGTCGCCCAGAAGCTGGGAATCCGCGCCTTCATAGGCCAGACCATCATGGACGAGGTTGATTTTCCGATAGCCTCTCCAGAAGAGGGCTTCCGCTTCTTCAAACGCTGGGACGGGAAGGACGACCTCGTTAGGCCCACGTTAGCCCCCCACGCCACCAACACCGTCTCACTTGAGCTTATGAAGGAAATCGGAGAGTTCGCCCGCGAGAGGGATGCTTTAATCCACGTCCACCTCTCCCAGAGCCGGGGTGAGGTTGAAACTGTGAAGCGCCGCTACGGCCTTACTCCAGTGGAGTATCTCAAAAGGGCCGGCGTTCTGAACGAAAGGCTCATCGGCGTCCACGGCATCTACTTGGGCGATAGTGAGGTTGAACTTTACTCCCGGAGTGGTGCTACGCTTGTCCACTGCTCGCTCAGTATGGCGAAGCTCGAAGGAAGGATAGCCCCTATAATCGAGCTGGCGGAGCGAGGAACCAACATAGCCCTCGGCAACGACTCTCCAAACCCGGTTGGACTGATGGACATGTTCGAGGAGATGCGCTTCGCCGCGGTCCTTAACAAGGTTTGGAGGAAGAGGACAGACGTTGCAAGCGCCAGAGAGGTTTTCCGCTGGGCAACTGTCGGTGGCGCAAAGGCGCTGGGGCTGAGGGCGGGGCTGGTAAAACCTGGCTACCTCGCGGACCTGATCCTCATAGACGCCAGAAAACCGCAGTTCCTTCCGGGGGAGAACCCCTACTCCCACGTCGTTTACTCCGCGAGAGGGAGCGACGTGGAGATGGTCATGGTGAACGGGGAAGTGGTTTACAGAAACGGCCTGTTAACAAAGATTGGAAAAACTCTGGGGGAGCTGTGGGGAGAGACGGAGAAAAACTTGGCCACCTAA
- the asnS gene encoding asparagine--tRNA ligase: protein MIDKVYCADVTPEMEGKRVKLAGWVYRKREVGKKVFIVLRDSSGIVQTVFKKELSEEAYAEAKKVGIESSVIIEGTVKADPRAPTGVEVQADRIEVIQNVDFFPITKDASEEFLLDVRHLHLHSPKVAAVMKVKATLMQAAREWLTQDGWYEVFPPILVTGAVEGGATLFKLKYFDKTAYLSQSAQLYLEAAIFGLEKVWSLTPSFRAEKSRTRRHLTEFWHLELEAAWMDLWDIMKVEEELVSYMVQRTLELRKKEIELYRKDDIKTLKNAVPPFPRISYDEAIDILQSKGVQIEWGEDMGADEERILTQEFEAPFFVYGYPKHIKAFYMKEDPSDPRKVLAADMLAPEGYGEIIGGSQREDSYDKLVQRILEEGMKPEDYEWYLDLRKYGSVPHSGFGLGLERLVAWVLKLDHVRWATLFPRTPSRLYP, encoded by the coding sequence ATGATAGATAAGGTTTACTGTGCCGATGTAACCCCTGAAATGGAAGGTAAGCGCGTCAAGCTCGCCGGATGGGTTTACAGGAAGAGAGAGGTAGGAAAGAAGGTTTTCATAGTCCTCCGCGACTCAAGCGGGATAGTCCAAACGGTATTCAAGAAGGAGCTGAGTGAAGAGGCCTACGCCGAGGCCAAAAAGGTCGGAATCGAGTCCAGCGTCATCATCGAGGGGACCGTCAAGGCAGACCCCCGCGCCCCGACGGGGGTCGAGGTTCAGGCGGACAGGATAGAGGTCATCCAGAACGTGGACTTCTTCCCGATAACGAAGGACGCGAGCGAGGAGTTCCTGCTCGACGTCAGGCACCTGCACCTGCACTCACCGAAGGTCGCCGCGGTGATGAAGGTCAAAGCCACACTGATGCAGGCCGCCAGAGAGTGGCTGACCCAGGACGGCTGGTACGAGGTCTTCCCGCCGATACTGGTTACTGGAGCGGTCGAAGGCGGCGCGACCCTCTTCAAGCTCAAGTACTTCGACAAGACCGCTTACCTAAGCCAGTCAGCCCAGCTCTACCTTGAGGCGGCAATCTTCGGCCTTGAGAAGGTCTGGTCTCTCACGCCGAGCTTTAGGGCAGAGAAGAGCAGGACGAGGAGACATTTGACAGAGTTCTGGCACTTGGAGCTTGAGGCCGCCTGGATGGACCTCTGGGACATCATGAAGGTCGAGGAAGAGCTGGTAAGTTACATGGTGCAGAGGACGCTTGAACTCAGGAAGAAGGAGATCGAGCTCTACCGCAAGGACGACATCAAAACTCTCAAGAACGCTGTCCCGCCGTTCCCGAGGATAAGCTACGATGAAGCCATCGACATACTCCAGAGCAAGGGCGTCCAGATAGAGTGGGGCGAGGACATGGGAGCCGACGAGGAGAGGATCCTCACCCAGGAGTTTGAGGCCCCGTTCTTCGTCTACGGTTATCCCAAGCATATCAAGGCCTTCTACATGAAGGAAGACCCCAGCGACCCGAGAAAAGTCCTCGCCGCAGACATGCTCGCGCCAGAGGGATACGGCGAAATCATCGGCGGAAGCCAGCGTGAGGACAGCTACGACAAGCTCGTGCAGAGAATCCTTGAGGAGGGCATGAAACCGGAGGACTACGAGTGGTACCTCGACCTCAGGAAGTACGGTTCAGTCCCGCACAGTGGCTTCGGTCTCGGCTTGGAAAGGCTCGTAGCATGGGTTCTCAAGCTTGACCACGTGAGGTGGGCGACCCTCTTCCCGAGGACGCCAAGCAGGCTCTACCCGTGA
- a CDS encoding thiamine ABC transporter substrate-binding protein yields the protein MRKLTTVMLVFLLMGPLGAIKPVTAEETLTVYSYDSIEWWMKEIIPLFEEKYGVKVNLVLIGDAGQVLNRLILEKDNPQADVVVGIDNSYLAKAIHAGVLEPYRPTNADVIPDWIVEKFDPTFHLTPYDYGYIAINYRKDMVQNPPKSLEDLTKPEWKGKLIIEDPRTSSPGMAFLLWTIAVYGDDWLEYWQKLKENDVQIVKGWSEAWGAFSEGEYPLVLSYATSPAATVYYENNTNVGAVAFEEGNYLQIEGAGVVKGARHPELAKKFIEFLISEEAQEKLPLNQWMYPVNKNVQIPDVFKYAVEVDKPVTVDPKDIEENYDTWLKQWTALMVEGKSPDEILGKTSTITESEGNGGICGPGIIVGLALLPVLLRRRK from the coding sequence ATGAGAAAGCTCACCACCGTAATGCTCGTGTTCCTTCTCATGGGGCCGCTTGGAGCTATAAAACCGGTCACGGCCGAGGAGACACTGACTGTCTACTCTTATGACAGCATCGAGTGGTGGATGAAGGAGATAATCCCCCTGTTCGAGGAGAAGTACGGAGTCAAGGTAAACCTTGTCCTCATAGGAGATGCCGGCCAAGTTCTCAACAGGCTCATCCTTGAGAAGGACAACCCACAGGCCGACGTTGTCGTCGGGATAGACAACAGCTACCTGGCGAAGGCGATACACGCGGGCGTTCTGGAGCCCTACAGGCCGACCAACGCGGACGTTATCCCCGACTGGATAGTTGAGAAGTTCGATCCGACCTTCCACCTCACGCCCTACGACTACGGCTACATAGCCATCAACTATCGCAAGGACATGGTTCAGAACCCGCCCAAGAGCCTTGAGGATCTTACCAAACCCGAGTGGAAAGGCAAGCTGATAATCGAGGACCCACGCACCAGTTCTCCAGGGATGGCCTTCCTCCTCTGGACGATAGCTGTCTACGGCGACGACTGGCTGGAGTACTGGCAGAAGCTCAAGGAGAACGACGTCCAGATCGTCAAGGGCTGGAGCGAGGCCTGGGGGGCCTTCAGCGAGGGGGAGTACCCACTTGTACTGAGCTACGCGACCTCCCCGGCAGCCACAGTTTACTACGAGAACAATACCAACGTCGGCGCGGTTGCCTTCGAGGAGGGCAACTACCTCCAGATTGAGGGCGCTGGAGTGGTCAAAGGCGCCAGGCATCCCGAGCTGGCCAAGAAGTTCATCGAGTTCCTCATAAGCGAGGAGGCCCAGGAGAAGCTCCCTCTCAACCAGTGGATGTACCCCGTGAACAAGAACGTCCAGATCCCTGACGTCTTCAAGTACGCGGTCGAGGTGGACAAGCCTGTTACCGTCGACCCCAAAGACATAGAGGAGAACTACGACACCTGGCTCAAGCAGTGGACTGCACTTATGGTCGAGGGTAAGAGTCCGGACGAGATACTTGGGAAGACGAGCACCATCACAGAATCCGAGGGCAATGGTGGAATCTGCGGACCGGGAATCATCGTCGGTCTCGCCCTCCTGCCGGTTCTGCTCAGAAGGAGGAAGTGA
- a CDS encoding TIGR00288 family NYN domain-containing protein, whose protein sequence is MKETLFKVLRRGGREVSEEPVKSVKGKSIGLIIDGPNILRKEFGIKLEDIIEVLERIGKIRVAKVVLNQYAPQGLIEAVVNQGLEPIIVAGDTDVRIAIEAMELIYNSDVEVIALATRDADFLPIINEAKRKGKETIVIGVEPGFSVALQNAADYVIKMEGKGEERE, encoded by the coding sequence ATGAAGGAGACGCTCTTCAAGGTTCTCCGCAGGGGCGGCAGGGAGGTCAGTGAGGAACCTGTGAAATCTGTGAAGGGGAAGAGCATCGGGCTCATCATAGACGGTCCGAACATTCTCCGCAAGGAGTTCGGAATAAAGCTCGAAGACATCATAGAGGTCCTTGAGAGAATAGGGAAGATACGCGTCGCCAAGGTAGTCCTCAACCAGTACGCGCCACAAGGGCTCATTGAGGCGGTGGTGAACCAGGGGCTCGAGCCGATAATTGTGGCCGGCGACACCGACGTCAGGATAGCGATAGAGGCGATGGAGCTCATATACAACTCCGACGTGGAGGTCATAGCCCTCGCCACGCGCGACGCCGACTTCCTCCCGATAATCAACGAGGCCAAGAGGAAGGGCAAGGAGACCATAGTCATAGGCGTCGAGCCGGGCTTCTCCGTGGCGCTCCAGAACGCTGCAGATTACGTCATTAAGATGGAAGGAAAGGGCGAAGAGAGAGAATGA
- a CDS encoding TIGR00288 family NYN domain-containing protein has protein sequence MAGSNWERIISMTKDGMRSIGMMRRKISRGKRIALLIDGPNILRKEFGIKLEDIVEALEGLGDLRVAKVILNQYAPQGLIEAVSNQGFDVIVVSGETGVKLAVEAMREIYNPNIDAIALATRNAEFLPVILKAKEKGKETIVLGVEPGFSAALKHAADYTIILNPEGDEK, from the coding sequence ATGGCGGGCAGCAACTGGGAGCGTATAATTTCGATGACGAAGGACGGAATGAGGAGTATTGGGATGATGCGACGCAAAATAAGCAGAGGAAAGAGGATAGCGCTTCTCATAGACGGCCCCAACATCCTCCGCAAGGAGTTCGGAATAAAGCTCGAGGACATAGTCGAGGCCCTTGAGGGGCTGGGTGATCTGAGGGTTGCGAAGGTCATACTCAACCAGTACGCGCCGCAGGGCCTCATAGAGGCCGTCTCAAACCAGGGATTTGACGTTATCGTTGTCTCGGGTGAGACAGGCGTTAAGCTCGCCGTCGAGGCTATGCGCGAGATATACAACCCAAACATCGACGCGATAGCTCTTGCCACGCGAAACGCGGAGTTCCTCCCGGTAATCCTGAAGGCAAAGGAGAAGGGCAAGGAGACCATAGTCCTTGGTGTAGAACCCGGGTTCTCCGCGGCTCTAAAGCACGCCGCGGACTACACGATAATCTTGAACCCAGAGGGGGATGAGAAATGA